A window from Nitrospirota bacterium encodes these proteins:
- a CDS encoding CBS domain-containing protein → MKLKDLIKSKGFEVIAVDSETSVADAIRKMVDRNIGALLIMEDGRTVGMFTERDVLTCWVRRGDFLGTRIGDVMTTELVVAEVEDDLNYAMSIMIQRGVRHLPVLDRGRLVSVLSIRDVVKAQVSNLQAEVHYLKDFISDIG, encoded by the coding sequence GTGAAGCTCAAAGACCTCATAAAGAGCAAGGGGTTCGAGGTCATCGCCGTGGACAGCGAAACGTCGGTGGCCGACGCCATCAGGAAGATGGTGGATCGCAACATCGGTGCTCTCCTCATCATGGAGGACGGCCGCACGGTGGGAATGTTCACGGAGCGTGACGTCCTGACGTGCTGGGTGCGGAGGGGGGACTTTCTGGGCACGCGCATCGGGGACGTCATGACCACGGAGCTGGTGGTGGCCGAGGTGGAGGACGACCTCAACTACGCCATGTCCATCATGATTCAGAGGGGGGTGCGGCACCTGCCCGTCCTGGACAGGGGGCGTCTGGTGAGCGTCCTTTCCATCAGGGACGTGGTCAAGGCCCAGGTGAGCAACCTGCAGGCCGAGGTTCATTACTTGAAGGACTTCATAAGCGACATCGGGTAG
- the qmoC gene encoding quinone-interacting membrane-bound oxidoreductase complex subunit QmoC: MSEKVIKPDLRFVKSVVNSGGDSLKKCYQCATCSVVCNVTPEENPFPRKEMIQAQWGLKEDLFRNPDIWLCHHCSDCTAYCPRGAKPGEVLGAIRKMSLEHYSRPGFLARMVNDPKYLVLLLALPVVIFLLIASGFSSLNFSEIPRGEYGGIVFSNFIPVPAIDITFGLAALFALVVFVGGVLRYWKDMTRGEKLAGGLVGSVITTIGEILGHGRFRKCDLTRPRSTSHMLVLFSFIGLAVTTTWALIYLYGLGWDSPYPMTDPLKVLANLSAIALLVGVGLVIANRVNKAEKAGMGSYYDWLFIGVVATIVVTGALSELTRLGNIAGLAYPIYLTHLVAVFFLFAYAPFSKMAHMVYRTTAMVYARTAGRK; encoded by the coding sequence ATGAGCGAGAAGGTAATCAAACCCGACCTGAGGTTTGTCAAGTCGGTGGTGAACTCGGGAGGAGACTCACTGAAGAAGTGTTACCAGTGCGCCACCTGCTCCGTGGTCTGCAACGTCACGCCGGAGGAGAATCCCTTCCCCCGCAAGGAGATGATCCAGGCCCAGTGGGGGTTGAAGGAGGACCTCTTCCGGAACCCCGACATCTGGCTCTGCCACCACTGCAGCGACTGCACGGCCTACTGCCCCCGCGGGGCGAAGCCCGGCGAGGTCCTGGGGGCCATCAGGAAGATGAGCCTGGAGCACTACTCCCGGCCCGGCTTCCTGGCCCGGATGGTCAACGACCCCAAGTATCTGGTCCTTCTGCTGGCCCTGCCGGTGGTGATATTCCTGCTGATTGCCAGCGGGTTCAGCAGCCTGAACTTCTCGGAGATCCCGCGGGGCGAGTACGGGGGGATAGTGTTTTCGAACTTCATCCCCGTGCCGGCCATCGATATCACCTTCGGCCTGGCCGCGCTGTTCGCCCTGGTGGTCTTCGTCGGCGGGGTGCTCCGTTACTGGAAGGACATGACCCGGGGGGAGAAGCTCGCCGGCGGCCTGGTGGGCTCCGTGATAACCACGATAGGGGAGATATTGGGGCACGGCAGGTTCAGGAAGTGCGACCTCACGCGGCCCCGCTCGACCTCGCACATGCTGGTGCTCTTCAGCTTCATCGGCCTGGCCGTCACCACGACGTGGGCTCTCATCTACCTCTACGGGCTCGGCTGGGACAGCCCCTATCCGATGACGGACCCGCTGAAGGTCCTGGCCAACCTCAGCGCCATCGCCCTTCTGGTGGGCGTCGGCCTGGTCATCGCAAACAGGGTCAACAAGGCGGAGAAAGCGGGCATGGGGAGCTACTACGATTGGCTGTTCATCGGCGTGGTGGCCACCATCGTGGTGACCGGCGCCCTGTCGGAGCTGACCCGGCTGGGCAACATCGCCGGGCTGGCCTATCCCATCTATCTCACACACCTGGTGGCCGTCTTCTTCCTTTTCGCCTACGCGCCCTTCTCCAAGATGGCCCACATGGTCTACCGCACCACGGCGATGGTGTACGCCAGGACGGCGGGAAGGAAGTAG